The Lactuca sativa cultivar Salinas chromosome 2, Lsat_Salinas_v11, whole genome shotgun sequence genome includes a window with the following:
- the LOC111905791 gene encoding glucan endo-1,3-beta-glucosidase — MSHPLSLITFLSLLFILSPAAATTIGVTYISSPGLPPPEDVVAILQSLKITAVRLPVPDPNIIRVFSYTNISLFLAIPNSLISSISANRSAAYRWLYDHVIPFYPRAHITAISVGTNVLAEGDVTSADLVIPAIHNIHRSLIDMGIRQIMISTTFSFVNIMTTSFPPSSAEFQEPASNLIIKPLLDYLTETNSSFFVSLYPYSVYKLRPEIPIGFSLFQEHAYNFREDTITGVRYRNLFDLMVDAVIAAMAVAGHENIPVIVAETGWPCFDPFNSVEARDVYSKMYLQGLVKHLRSGKGTPLRKEGVTEVYIYELFDTNDTATKGLKSDGTGQKWGICYPNMSTKFEVKFSDGGSTMMISVLIIVMKFLLLINGLLISC, encoded by the coding sequence ATGTCCCACCCACTCTCTCTCATcacctttctctctctactcttcaTCCTCTCCCCTGCCGCCGCCACCACAATTGGCGTCACATACATCTCATCTCCGGGTCTTCCTCCACCGGAAGACGTTGTTGCCATACTCCAATCCCTAAAGATCACCGCCGTCCGCCTCCCTGTTCCTGACCCTAACATCATCCGAGTTTTCTCCTATACAAACATATCTCTCTTCCTAGCTATTCCTAATTCACTCATTTCTTCCATCTCCGCCAACCGCTCGGCGGCTTATCGGTGGCTCTACGATCACGTAATTCCGTTCTATCCACGTGCGCACATCACCGCCATATCCGTAGGAACCAATGTCCTCGCTGAGGGCGATGTTACCTCCGCCGATCTCGTCATCCCTGCTATTCATAACATCCATCGATCTCTCATTGACATGGGGATCCGGCAAATCATGATCTCCACAACTTTCTCCTTCGTCAACATTATGACAACATCGTTTCCGCCTTCCTCCGCTGAGTTCCAAGAACCTGCCAGTAATCTCATCATCAAACCCTTACTCGATTACTTGACGGAAACAAACTCTTCGTTCTTTGTGAGTTTGTACCCCTACTCTGTCTACAAATTACGACCGGAGATCCCTATCGGGTTCTCTCTGTTTCAAGAACACGCTTATAACTTCAGAGAGGACACAATCACCGGCGTCAGATACCGCAACTTGTTCGATCTGATGGTGGATGCTGTTATTGCAGCGATGGCTGTTGCTGGACACGAGAATATTCCGGTGATTGTGGCCGAGACAGGTTGGCCGTGCTTCGATCCCTTCAATTCAGTAGAGGCGCGAGACGTTTACTCTAAAATGTACTTACAAGGTTTGGTTAAGCATCTCCGATCAGGCAAAGGGACGCCGctaaggaaagaaggggtgacgGAGGTTTACATTTACGAGCTGTTTGATACCAACGACACTGCAACCAAGGGTTTGAAGAGTGATGGGACAGGGCAAAAATGGGGGATTTGTTACCCCAACATGAGTACTAAGTTCGAAGTTAAGTTCTCCGACGGTGGCTCCACCATGATGATATCGGTGCTGATCATAGTTATGAAGTTCCTATTACTGATAAATGGTCTTCTAATCTCTTGCTGA